In Peptostreptococcus equinus, the DNA window TATTCAAGACTTATGATATGGGAGATATAGTAGGAATAGAAGGATTTGTTTTCAAGACAAAGACTGAAGAAGTTTCTGTTCACGCTGAAAAGGTGACCCTATTATCAAAGTCATTACAGGTATTACCAGAAAAATATCATGGATTAAAAGATGTTGATTTAAGATATAGACAAAGATATGTGGATTTAATAGTAAATCCAGAAGTAAAAGAAGCATTCCTTACTAGAACAAAGGCGTTAAAGGCCCTTAGATCTTATTTAGATGATAGAGGATTTTTGGAAGTTGAAACTCCTATTCTAAATACTATTGCTGGGGGAGCTAATGCAAGACCTTTTATTACACACCATAATACTCTTGGAATTCCAATGTATTTAAGAATCGCCAATGAATTATATTTAAAGAGACTAATAGTTGGTGGATTTGATAAGGTTTATGAAATGGGTAGAATGTTCAGAAATGAAGGAATGGACATGAAGCACAATCCAGAATATACAGCCATAGAATTATATCAGGCTTACGCTGACTATAAGGATATGATGGAAATTACTGAAAATGTAATTTCACATATGGCAGAAGTTGCAACAGGTAGTATGAAAGTTAATTATCAGGGGACAGAGATAGACTTTACTCCTCCATGGAAGAGAATGACTATGGAAGAATGTGTAAAAGAATATGCAGGTGTTGACTTTGCAGGGATTAACACAGATGAGGAAGCTTTAGAAGTGGCTAGAGAAAAGGGAATAGAAATAACTCCTGGTATGAGAAGAGGAGAAGTAATAAATGCATTCTTTGAAGAATTTGGTGAAGATAAATTAATACAGCCAACATTCATAACTCATCACCCAGTTGAAGTGTCGCCTCTAGCGAAGAGAAATGTAGATGATCCAAGAAGAACGGATAGATTTGAAGCATTCGCAAATAAGTGGGAATTAGCAAATGCATTCTCTGAACTAAATGATCCAATTGACCAGAGAGGAAGATTTGAAGATCAGGTTAGAAAAAGAGAATTAGGTGATGATGAAGCTTGCGAAATGGATGAAGATTTCTTAAATGCACTAGAAGTAGGTCTACCTCCAACGGGTGGTCTAGGAATTGGTATAGATAGAGTAATAATGTTACTTACAAATTCTACTACTATTAGAGACGTACTATTATTCCCTACAATGAAGCCAATCGGTCATGTAGATGAAAGAGTAGAAGTTGAAGCATCAAATGAGCTAGAAGAAAAAATAGATTTTTCTAAGGTAAAGGTTGAGCCTTTATTTGAAGATATGGTAGACTTTGAAACATTTTCAAAGTCAGATTTGAGAGTTGTAAAGGTCATAGCTTGCGAAGAAGTACCAAAGAGCAAGAAGTTACTTAAGTTCACTTTAAATGATGGTTCTGGAACTCAAAGAACTATTCTAAGTGGAATAAAGGATTATTACTCAGCAGAAGAACTAGTTGGAAAGACTTTAGTTGCAATAACTAACCTGCCTCCTAGAAAAATGATGGGTATAGAATCTTGTGGTATGATAATATCAGCTGTACATAAGGAAGAAGATGAAGAAAGATTAAATCTTCTAATGTTAAGCAATAGAATACCAGCAGGAGCAAAACTTTATTAAGAGTATAAAATTAAAATAAGTAAGTTTAAAATTAGTTTTTAGTTTAAAAGTAAGGAACACAAATATGATAATTCATAAATGTGTTCTTTTTTACCGAAAATATATTAAATAGTTTATATTGAATAAAATTAAAATGGTAGGTGATAATTATGGAAGATTTGATTAAAAAATTCAGTGAATATATCGAAGAATCACATAATATAGTATTTTTCGGAGGAGCGGGAGTATCTACAGAGAGTGGCATTCCAGATTTTAGAAGCAAAGATGGTTTATATAATCAGAAAGATATTAAATTTGATAAATATCCTCCCGAATATTTACTTAGCCATACATGTCTGGTAAAAGAGCCAAAGGTATTTTTTGAATTTTATAGGCAAAAAATGGATGCAAGAAATATTCAGCCAAATGCAGCCCACTTTGCCCTTGCCGAACTGGAAAAACTTGGAAAATTAAAATCTATTATCACTCAAAATATTGATGGTTTGCATCAAAAAGCAGGAAGTAATATTGTCTATGAAATACATGGAACAACAAAAGAAAACTATTGTGATAAATGTAATAAGAAGTATCCATCAGACTATATATTTGATTCAAAGGAAAGTATACCTCAATGTGAATGTGGAGGTATTGTTCGTCCAAAAGTAACATTATATGAGGAAGGTCTTCCAGAAGATGCCGTAAGTAATGCGATATCTGCTATTAGAAAAGCGGATATGCTTATTGTTGCGGGAACTTCATTACAAGTATATCCTGCAGCATCTTATGTTCATAATTTTACTGGCAAACACTTAGTTGTTATCAACAAAGAACCAATAAACGTAAAATTAGATAATAAAAAAGATATATTTATACAGGGATCTGTAGGAGAAATTTTAAGGAATATTATTTAGCAATAAAAATATTTATATTTAATATGATGAAAGATAAATATAAGAAATATTTATTTAATTGAAAATAAGATAATTGATAATCATTAAAATGGAGATACTTAAATGTATCTTCTTTTTTTATTAAAATATTTGAAAATACTAGTTTATATTGACAAGGGAATTAAATTAAATAATATTTATTGATTGACATTATCAAATGATTATGATATTCTAATTTATGAAAATGGATATCATTCGATAAATAATTCCAGATTTAGAAAAGGGGAGATTGGTGAACATAATAATTTCTTTATTTATTGCTGTTGGATTATCTTATTTATTCAGCAATCAAATAAAAAAGTATAACAAATATATTTATATTTGGGTGGCAACACTGTCTATGATGGCAATTATACATGCTATATTAATTTTAAATTCTTATTCAATTCATTATGTGAGTGTTCTTAAGTGGTTGATGAAAGCAATAGACTCTGGAGCGATGGGCGGAGCTTTTTTTATATTGGTAATGTATATGGGAGTATTTGATATGAGGATGATATATGCTAGAAAATTAAGGACTATAAGAGCTGAACTATCAATAATTGCTTGTATAATTACTATACCACATAACATTCATTATTTATTTGCATTCATATTGAATATGAAAAATATTGTAAGTGGAAGAGATATTTCACTTTGGCTTAATTTAATGATGTTTGCATCGGGAATATTTGCTATAGGAATTATGATTCCATTATTCATTACTTCTTTTACTCTTATTAGAAAAAAGATGAATGGTAAAGCGTGGAAGAATCTGCAAGAATTTGCCTATATATTTTATGCCATGATTTTTGTGCAGATAATAATGGTTTATTTAAGTAAGCCATCTAGTTTAGCAAGAAACTTAAATCTTATTTTCTATATATTGCTTTTTAGTACTTATACAGTATTAAAATTGAAGATTATTTTGGAGAAGAGAAGAAATAGAGCTTTAGTGCAGAGTAGATGAGTTTGGGGGGTTCAGTGAGAATAAAAAAAGAGTTAATAGTTACAATTTGTGCCAGCTTGTTAATAATAATTTTAGTAAGTATAGGATCATCTATAGATAAAATAAGTACAACAGCTAGGAATAACAAAGCAGAAGAGAAGGTACATAAACAGGATAGATATGAACTAAAAAATAAAAATTGCAATGATGTGAAAAAGGATTCCTCTATTAATGATAACGTCTCAAAAAAATCTAATACACAAGCTAACATAGCTAGTTATGATGGTATATCTAAGGGATTTAAGGGAGACATTAAAGTTAGAGTAAAAGTGGATAGTGGAAAAATTTCTGATATAGAAATTTTAGAATCTAGCGACGATGAGGAATATTTTAATAATGCTAAGAATCTAATAGGAGATATCATACACAAATAATAAAAGTGAGACTAGTAATGATAGATATAAAATAGAAAATGATAAATTAAAAAAGCAAATAGCAGAATTGATAAATTATAATTCTAAAGTAGATAGGAGTAAGATAAGAGATGGCATATACGAAGGTGTCGGCTTAGGTTATGAAAATAGGCAAACAAAAGTAAAGGTTAGAATAGAAAAGCAAAAAATAACGAATATAGATATAGTTTCTACTGGTGACGATGAGCCGTTTTTCTCAAATGCAAAATCAAAAGTTATTAATAGCATAATTGAAAAAAATAGTCCTGCAGTAGATATAGTAAGCAGAGCTACCTTTAGTAGCAATGGAATTAAATCAGCAGTAAAGAATGCCTTAGAAAAAGCGAGTAATCAAACTTCAGCAGATTCTTCATACACTAATAACTTAGAAGAAAGAATAAGGAAGCTAGAAAAAGAATTACATGAAACAAAAGAAAAATTGAATAAGAAAAATGAGGAAATAAAAAAAATAGAGATTGAAAAAAACAATATTAAAACAGAAGATAATTCTACATCAAAGAATGAGTTTGTTTTACCTGAAAGCAAAAAAAATGGAACATTTATAGGTAAATCAAAGGGGCATAAGGGCAAGGACATTTTAGTTGAAGTGACGACTAAAAATGGGAAAATAGAAGAGATAAATGTAAAAGAAATATCTGATGATATGAGTTTTATTAATAAATCTATGGCCGTAAAAGATTCATTGTTAAATAATAATTATAACATGACCCTTGAAGCTTTTAGAGAGTTTGGAGATTTGAGTTATAAAATTGAGAATAAAAAAATTAATGAACTTCCAGAGTATATAAAAAGTCGAGTCAAAGAACTTAGTTATCCACTTGACACAAAAGAAACAAATCCAGTATTCACTAGTGAAATAAGCAAAATAATAAGAGAGTATTGGAAATATATTAATAATGAGAATTACATAAGAGAGATTGATGTAACTGCTTCAGCAACTAGAAGCGCAGCAGGCATAATGAACTAGTCGTAACTAGTGGTGTTAACTATGAAGATGCATTGTCAGTATCTCCTTATACTATTAAGAAAAATGCCAATCTACTGTTGGTAAATGAAACTGAAGGCTTGGACGGAATCAACAAGCATATAAAAAATATAAAGCCAAATAAAGTTACAATAATTGGTGGATATAAATCTATATCAAATAGTGTTAAAAAGAATTTAAAGAAGACTTTATTGAAAATTAAATAGTAGAATTTTCAATAACAGTAAAGATATTAGATTTTAAGTTTTTAAATTTTAATTTATAGAATAGTTTTGAATTGTGCTAGATATATAGTATTAAAAAAATAAAAAAGAATCTCTGAATAAGAGATTCTTTTTTTATATTTATTATATAATTTGAATTATAAAATGTTATAGTTAGTTATTGTTGTATGTAAGGGTTAATAAAATCTTCTAATTTATTAACCCCATCTAAAAATTCATCTTCATGGCAAGCGTAAGATATTCTTACATATTCATCTATTCCAAAGGCTTTGCCAGGTACAAGAGCGACTCTTTTTTCATTCAAAAAGTCTTCACAGAATTTTATAGAGAAACTTTCATCATAGTTGTAGTTTTTCTTAACGTTAGATAAATCAACAAAAATATAAAATGCTCCTAATGGTTTTACATAGGAAATTCCTTTAATTTTATCTAATCTATTAGTTATTATTTCATATCTTCTTTTATATGTTTCTACCATATTATCCATGTCATCTTGGCATTCCTTAAGAACCCCCAATCCAATATATTGAGCAGTAAGTGATGGATGAGAAACAACATGGCTTTGTATAGAAGACATAGCTTTTGCTATTTCAGTGTTAGAAGCCGTATAGCCAAGTCTAATACCAGTCATAGCTGCACACTTAGCAAATCCGTTAACAGTAATAGTGATATCTTTTATCTCGGGGCTAAGAGATGCTACGGAAATAAAGCTATTATCAAAATGAATTTTTTCGTAAATTTCATCAGCCATAATATAAATATTATTTTCTATGCAAACCTTAGCTATTTCTACTAGTTCATCTTTTGTATATACAGCTCCTGTTGGGTTAGAAGGGTTTGTAAGAATTAGCAATTTGGAATTTTCATTTATAGAAGCTAGAAGATCCTCCTTTGTTAGTTTGAAATCATGTTCTTTTTTAGTTTTTATTTCTCTAGGAATGGCATTTGTAACTTTTACCATTTCAGAATAACTTACCCAATAAGGTAATGGAAGTAGAACTTCATCGCCAGGGTCTGTAATGGCAAGTAAAATATTAGTAATAGAATTTTTAGCACCACTAGATAGAACAATTTGGTCAGGAGTGTATTCTATATTATTTTCTTTAGATAACTTTTTGCAAATTTCTTCTCTTAATTCGGTTATACCAGAGACTAAATCATATTTTGTTTTATTATCATCTAATGATTTTTTACCATATTCTTTTGCTTTTTCTGGAACATTAAAGTCAGGCTCTCCTATGCTTAAATTAATTATATTATTACCTTGAGCTTTAAGTTCTTTTACCTTTGAACTAATACCTACCGTAACGGAAGGTGTTATATTTTTTAAACGATTTGATAGCATATTTCCTCCTTAATTATATAAAAATACTAAATACTAAATACTAAATGAATTAATATATATCTAAATGAATTAATGTATATCTAAGTAAGTTTATATATTTATATTATTATACTGTTGTATATAATTTTACCACAAAAGACGAATTTTAAAATCTAAAAACTATAAAAAAACTACAAAAAAAATAAAAATCCGAACAAAAAAAACGTAATTTATAAAAATGTGTACAATAAATAAAAAAGTTTAAAAAAAATAAAAATAATATTGACTTTGGATTATTATGGTGGTATAGTATTACTTGTCCTTAAGAAATGAAAGAAAATAAAAAAAGGACTTAAAGAAAAAAGATAAAATAAATTTGCTAAAAAAATTGACAAATTTAAATATCTTTGCTATAATATAAAAGCTGTTAATACAGCATAAATGAACTTTGAAAATTGAACAGCAGGTTAATTCAATAAGCTTTAAATAGCAAATTGATTAATCGTTTAAACTTGATAAGACAATAGTTTTTCAAGATTTAAACCACAAACAAACCAAGCCAGATATTTTAGAGATAACAATAGTCTGAGCACAGAACAAATTTTTTATGAGAGTTTGATCCTGGCTCAGGATGAACGCTGGCGGCGTGCCTAACACATGCAAGTCGAGCGCGACTTATTGATGCTTGCATCTTTAAGTTGAGCGGCGGACGGGTGAGTAACGCGTGGGTAACCTGCCCTATACACATGGATAACATACTGAAAAGTTTACTAATACATGATAATGTACATTTATGGCATCGTAGATGTATCAAAGTGTTAGCGGTATAGGATGGACCCGCGTCTGATTAGCTAGTTGGTGAGATAACAGCCCACCAAGGCAACGATCAGTAGCCGACCTGAGAGGGTGATCGGCCACATTGGAACTGAGACACGGTCCAAACTCCTACGGGAGGCAGCAGTGGGGAATATTGCACAATGGGCGAAAGCCTGATGCAGCAACGCCGCGTGAACGATGAAGGTCTTCGGATCGTAAAGTTCTGTTGCAGGGGAAGATAATGACGGTACCCTGTGAGGAAGCCCCGGCTAACTACGTGCCAGCAGCCGCGGTAATACGTAGGGGGCTAGCGTTATCCGGATTTACTGGGCGTAAAGGGTGCGTAGGTGGTCTTTCAAGTCAGTGGTTAAAGCCTACGGCTCAACCGTAGTCAGCCTCTGAAACTGGAAGACTTGAGTGCAGGAGAGGAAAGTGGAATTCCCAGTGTAGCGGTGAAATGCGTAGATATTGGGAGGAACACCAGTAGCGAAGGCGGCTTTCTGGACTGCAACTGACACTGAGGCACGAAAGCGTGGGTAGCAAACAGGATTAGATACCCTGGTAGTCCACGCCGTAAACGATGAGTACTAGGTGTCGGGGGTTACCCCCCTCGGTGCCGCAGCTAACGCATTAAGTACTCCGCCTGGGGAGTACGCACGCAAGTGTGAAACTCAAAGGAATTGACGGGGACCCGCACAAGTAGCGGAGCATGTGGTTTAATTCGAAGCAACGCGAAGAACCTTACCTAAGCTTGACATCCTTTAGACCGGTGTTTAATCACACCTTCCCTTCGGGGCTAAAGTGACAGGTGGTGCATGGTTGTCGTCAGCTCGTGTCGTGAGATGTTGGGTTAAGTCCCGCAACGAGCGCAACCCTTGTCTTTAGTTGCCAGCATTTAGTTGGGCACTCTAGAGAGACTGCCAGGGATAACCTGGAGGAAGGTGGGGATGACGTCAAATCATCATGCCCCTTATGCTTAGGGCTACACACGTGCTACAATGGGTGGTACAGAGGGTTGCCAAACCGTGAGGTGGAGCTAATCCCTTAAAGCCATTCTCAGTTCGGATTGTAGGCTGAAACTCGCCTACATGAAGCTGGAGTTACTAGTAATCGCAGATCAGAATGCTGCGGTGAATGCGTTCCCGGGTCTTGTACACACCGCCCGTCACACCATGGGAGTCGGAAACACCCGAAGCCGATTATCCAACCGTAAGGAGGAAATCGTCGAAGGTGGAGTCGATAACTGGGGTGAAGTCGTAACAAGGTAGCCGTATCGGAAGGTGCGGCTGGATCACCTCCTTTCTAAGGAGAATTACCTGCTGTTCAATTTTGAAGGTTCATTTTGAATCTTTAAAATTTAAAAAAATGTTATGGGGGTGTAGCTCAGTTGGGAGAGCACTTGCCTTGCAAGCAAGGGGTCAGGAGTTCGACTCTCCTCATCTCCACCATTTGTACCTTGAAAACTGAATATATTGTGATATACAATGACATCTAATAAAATGATAGTAATCTATCCAAGAGAAAACTTGTAAAAACACCAATTATTCTTAACAAGACGTAAGTCTTAAATTTAGAAAAATCTCAATAATAACTGGTCAAGTTATTAAGGGTGTAGGGCGGATGCCTTGGCACTAGGAGCCGATGAAAGACGTGATAAGCTGCGATAAGCTTTGGGGAGTGGCACATACACTTTGATCCAAAGATTTCTGAATGAGGAAACTCACTTGAAGTAATGTTCAAGTATCCCTAGATGAATACATAGTCTATGGAGGGGAACTCAGGGAACTGAAACATCTAAGTACCTGAAGGAAGAGAAAGAAATTCGATTCCGTAAGTAGCGGCGAGCGAACGCGGAAGAGCCCAAACCAAGTTAGTTTACTAATTTGGGGTTGCGGACATGTCACAAAGGAGAGGTATTGTGAGTAGAACAGTTCTGGAAAGTTCGACCACAGAGGGTAATAGTCCCGTAAACAAAGCAAGAAGACTCCGACATGATCCAGAGTACCACGAGACACGTGAAACCTTGTGGGAAGCAGGTGGGACCATCCACCAAGGCTAAATACTACCTAGTGACCGATAGTGAATAGTACCGTGAGGGAAAGGTGAAAAGAACCCCGGGAGGGGAGTGAAATAGAACCTGAAACCCTACACTTACAATCTGTGGGAGCGCATTATTCGCGTGACCGCGTACTTTTTGTAGAACGGGCCAACGAGTTACGTTATGTGGCAAGGTTAAGCACTTCAGGTGTGTAGCCGTAGCGAAAGCGAGTCTTAACTGGGCGAATTAGTTACATGACGTAGACCCGAAACCGGGCGACCTACCCATGAGCAGGATGAAACGAAAGTAAAATTTCGCGGAGGTCCGAACCCACGTACGTTGAAAAGTGCGGGGATGACTTGTGGGTAGCGGTGAAATTCCAATCGAGCTCGGAGATAGCTGGTTCTCCTCGAAATAGCTTTAGGGCTAGCCTTGAATGTAGAGATGTGGAGGTAGAGCACTGAATGTCCTAGGGGGTATTGCACTTACCGAAGACTATCAAACTCCGAATGCCATAATCTTTTATTCAGGAGTCAGACTGTGGGTGATAAGGTTCATAGTCGAAAGGGAAAGAGCCCAGACCGTCAGCTAAGGTCCCAAAATGTATGTTAAGTGGTAAAGGATGTGGGATTGCATAGACAACCAGGATGTTGGCTTAGAAGCAGCCATTCATTTAAAGAGTGCGTAATAGCTCACTGGTCGAGTGATCCTGCGCCGAAGATTTCCGGGGCTAAAACATACTACCGAAGCTACGGCATCAAATATGATGGGTAGAGGAGCTTCCCATGCAGGATGAAGCAGTACCGTAAGGAGCTGTGGACAGTATGGGAGAGAGAATGTTGGCATGAGTAGCGAGATGAGGGTGAGAATCCCTCAGGCCGTAAACCCAAGGTTTCCAGGGGAAGGTTCGTCCTCCCTGGGTTAGTCGGGACCTAAGCTCAGGCCGAAAGGCGTAGGCGATGGATAACAGGTTGATATTCCTGTACTACCGATAATCGTTTGAGAGATGGGATGACACAGTAGGATAAGCTGAGCACACTGTTGGTTATGTGTGTCTAAGTATTGAGGCAGATCAAATAGGCAAATCCGTTTGATTAATGCTAGGATACGAATGGGAGCGAAACTAAGTAGCGAAGCAGCTGATTTCACACTGTCGAGAAAAGTCTCTATCGAGATTAAAGGTACCCGTACCGCAAACCGACACAGGTGGGTGAGGAGAGTATCCTAAGGCCAGCGAGAGAACTGTTGTTAAGGAACTCGGCAAAATGACCCCGTAACTTAGGGATAAGGGGTGCCCCAGAAATGGGGCCGCAGAGAATTGGCCCAAGCGACTGTTTACCAAAAACATAGGTTTCTGCTAAGTCGCAAGACGATGTATAGGAGCTGACGCCTGCCCGGTGCTGGAAGGTTAAGGGGATCTGTTAGAGCAATCGAAGCAGTGATCTTAAGCCCCAGTAAACGGCGGCCGTAACTATAACGGTCCTAAGGTAGCGAAATTCCTTGTCGGGTAAGTTCCGACCCGCACGAAAGGCGTAACGATTTGGGCACTGTCTCAACAACAGACTCGGTGAAATTGTAATCCCGGTGAAGATGCCGGGTACCTGCGACAGGACGGAAAGACCCCATGGAGCTTTACTGTAGCTTGACATTGGGTTTCGATACTACATGTACAGGATAGGTGGGAGACTATGAAATCAGGGCGTCAGTTTTGATGGAGTCAGCCTTGGGATACCACCCTTGTAGTATTGGGACTCTAACCATAGGCCATGAATCTGGTCTTGGGACACTGTCTGGTGGGCAGTTTGACTGGGGCGGTCGCCTCCCAAAAGGTAACGGAGGCGCTCAAAGGTTCCCTCAGTACGGTCGGAAATCGTACGAAGAGTGTAAAGGCAAAAGGGAGCTTGATTGCAAGACATACAGGTCGAGCAAGGTAGAAATACGGACTTAGTGATCCGGTGGTTCTGAATGGAAGGGCCATCGCTCAACGGATAAAAGCTACCCTGGGGATAACAGGCTTATCTCCCCCAAGAGTCCACATCGACGGGGAGGTTTGGCACCTCGATGTCGGCTCATCACATCCTGGGGCTGTAGTTGGTCCCAAGGGTTGGGCTGTTCGCCCATTAAAGTGGTACGCGAGCTGGGTTCAGAACGTCGTGAGACAGTTCGGTCCCTATCCGTCGCAGGCGTAGGAAATTTGAGAAGATCTGTCCTTAGTACGAGAGGACCGGGATGGACATACCTCTGGTGTACCAGTTGTTCTGCCAAGGGCATAGCTGGGTAGCTATGTATGGAAAGGATAAGCGCTGAAAGCATCTAAGCGCGAAGCCAACTTCAAGATAAGATTTCCCACCGCAAGGTTAAGATCCCAGGAAGACTACCTGGTTGATAGGTCAGAGGTGTAAGTGCAGCAATGTATGTAGCTTACTGATACTAATAGATCGAGGACTTGACCAAAAAAGATGACATAATACATAATATATTCAGTTTTGAAGGTACAAACTTTCAATTAAATATGTGGTTATTACAGCAAAGAGGATACACCTGTTCCCATACCGAACACAGAAGTTAAGCTCTTTAGCGCTGAAGGTACTTGGTGGGAAGCTGCCTGGGAGAATAGGACGTAGCCACGTATAAGTGCCGAAGTGGCGGAACTGGCAGACGCACAGGACTTAAAATCCTGCGAAACTTATACTTTCGTACCGGTTCGATTCCGGTCTTCGGCATTATATAAATATAGATTATTAAGAACTTTACAAAAGTGATACCAGCATGTGGACCATTAGCTCAGTTGGTTAGAGCGCCCGGCTCATAACCGGTAGGTCCGGGGTTCGAGTCCCTGATGGTCCACCATTTTATATGATACCATAGGGGTGTAGCTCAGTTGGTAGAGCGTCGGTCTCCAAAACCGTGCGCCGGGGGTTCGAGTCCCTCTACCCCTGCCATTTAATGTGAAGATTTATAGATGGGCCTATAGCTCAGGTGGTTAGAGCGCACGCCTGATAAGCGTGAGGTCGCTGGTTCGAGTCCAGCTAGGCCCACCAATTTATATGCCTAGATAGCTCAGTCGGTAGAGCAGGGGACTGAAAATCCCCGTGTCGGTGGTTCGATTCCGCCTCTAGGCACCATAGTAATGGAATGAACTTTGAAAATTGAACAGCAGGTTAATTCAATAAGCTTTAAATAGCAAATTGATTAATCGTTTAAACTTGATAAGACAATAGTTTTTCAAGATTTAAACCACAAACAAACCAAGCCAGATATTTTAGAGATAACAATAGTCTGAGCACAGAACAAATTTTTTATGAGAGTTTGATCCTGGCTCAGGATGAACGCTGGCGGCGTGCCTAACACATGCAAGTCGAGCGCGACTTATTGATGCTTGCATCTTTAAGTTGAGCGGCGGACGGGTGAGTAACGCGTGGGTAACCTGCCCTATACACATGGATAACATACTGAAAAGTTTACTAATACATGATAATGTACATTTATGGCATCGTAGATGTATCAAAGTGTTAGCGGTATAGGATGGACCCGCGTCTGATTAGCTAGTTGGTGAGATAACAGCCCACCAAGGCAACGATCAGTAGCCGACCTGAGAGGGTGATCGGCCACATTGGAACTGAGACACGGTCCAAACTCCTACGGGAGGCAGCAGTGGGGAATATTGCACAATGGGCGAAAGCCTGATGCAGCAACGCCGCGTGAACGATGAAGGTCTTCGGATCGTAAAGTTCTGTTGCAGGGGAAGATAATGACGGTACCCTGTGAGGAAGCCCCGGCTAACTACG includes these proteins:
- a CDS encoding FMN-binding protein; the protein is MINYNSKVDRSKIRDGIYEGVGLGYENRQTKVKVRIEKQKITNIDIVSTGDDEPFFSNAKSKVINSIIEKNSPAVDIVSRATFSSNGIKSAVKNALEKASNQTSADSSYTNNLEERIRKLEKELHETKEKLNKKNEEIKKIEIEKNNIKTEDNSTSKNEFVLPESKKNGTFIGKSKGHKGKDILVEVTTKNGKIEEINVKEISDDMSFINKSMAVKDSLLNNNYNMTLEAFREFGDLSYKIENKKINELPEYIKSRVKELSYPLDTKETNPVFTSEISKIIREYWKYINNENYIREIDVTASATRSAAGIMN
- a CDS encoding cell wall-binding repeat-containing protein, whose product is MSVSPYTIKKNANLLLVNETEGLDGINKHIKNIKPNKVTIIGGYKSISNSVKKNLKKTLLKIK
- the lysS gene encoding lysine--tRNA ligase yields the protein MGNTNQESQVENLSEVLQVRRDKLKNLQEIGKDPFKISKYDVTHHSDEIKNNYDKLEGKHVCIAGRIMTKRIMGKAAFAHIQDQNGKIQVYIKRDDIGTDDYKLFKTYDMGDIVGIEGFVFKTKTEEVSVHAEKVTLLSKSLQVLPEKYHGLKDVDLRYRQRYVDLIVNPEVKEAFLTRTKALKALRSYLDDRGFLEVETPILNTIAGGANARPFITHHNTLGIPMYLRIANELYLKRLIVGGFDKVYEMGRMFRNEGMDMKHNPEYTAIELYQAYADYKDMMEITENVISHMAEVATGSMKVNYQGTEIDFTPPWKRMTMEECVKEYAGVDFAGINTDEEALEVAREKGIEITPGMRRGEVINAFFEEFGEDKLIQPTFITHHPVEVSPLAKRNVDDPRRTDRFEAFANKWELANAFSELNDPIDQRGRFEDQVRKRELGDDEACEMDEDFLNALEVGLPPTGGLGIGIDRVIMLLTNSTTIRDVLLFPTMKPIGHVDERVEVEASNELEEKIDFSKVKVEPLFEDMVDFETFSKSDLRVVKVIACEEVPKSKKLLKFTLNDGSGTQRTILSGIKDYYSAEELVGKTLVAITNLPPRKMMGIESCGMIISAVHKEEDEERLNLLMLSNRIPAGAKLY
- a CDS encoding NAD-dependent protein deacylase, yielding MEDLIKKFSEYIEESHNIVFFGGAGVSTESGIPDFRSKDGLYNQKDIKFDKYPPEYLLSHTCLVKEPKVFFEFYRQKMDARNIQPNAAHFALAELEKLGKLKSIITQNIDGLHQKAGSNIVYEIHGTTKENYCDKCNKKYPSDYIFDSKESIPQCECGGIVRPKVTLYEEGLPEDAVSNAISAIRKADMLIVAGTSLQVYPAASYVHNFTGKHLVVINKEPINVKLDNKKDIFIQGSVGEILRNII
- a CDS encoding FMN-binding protein, whose translation is MRIKKELIVTICASLLIIILVSIGSSIDKISTTARNNKAEEKVHKQDRYELKNKNCNDVKKDSSINDNVSKKSNTQANIASYDGISKGFKGDIKVRVKVDSGKISDIEILESSDDEEYFNNAKNLIGDIIHK
- a CDS encoding pyridoxal phosphate-dependent aminotransferase, producing MLSNRLKNITPSVTVGISSKVKELKAQGNNIINLSIGEPDFNVPEKAKEYGKKSLDDNKTKYDLVSGITELREEICKKLSKENNIEYTPDQIVLSSGAKNSITNILLAITDPGDEVLLPLPYWVSYSEMVKVTNAIPREIKTKKEHDFKLTKEDLLASINENSKLLILTNPSNPTGAVYTKDELVEIAKVCIENNIYIMADEIYEKIHFDNSFISVASLSPEIKDITITVNGFAKCAAMTGIRLGYTASNTEIAKAMSSIQSHVVSHPSLTAQYIGLGVLKECQDDMDNMVETYKRRYEIITNRLDKIKGISYVKPLGAFYIFVDLSNVKKNYNYDESFSIKFCEDFLNEKRVALVPGKAFGIDEYVRISYACHEDEFLDGVNKLEDFINPYIQQ
- a CDS encoding ferric reductase-like transmembrane domain-containing protein — encoded protein: MNIIISLFIAVGLSYLFSNQIKKYNKYIYIWVATLSMMAIIHAILILNSYSIHYVSVLKWLMKAIDSGAMGGAFFILVMYMGVFDMRMIYARKLRTIRAELSIIACIITIPHNIHYLFAFILNMKNIVSGRDISLWLNLMMFASGIFAIGIMIPLFITSFTLIRKKMNGKAWKNLQEFAYIFYAMIFVQIIMVYLSKPSSLARNLNLIFYILLFSTYTVLKLKIILEKRRNRALVQSR